Proteins from a genomic interval of Sphingobacterium sp. SYP-B4668:
- a CDS encoding M13 family metallopeptidase, with translation MMTKYTWWAMLPALVVLGSCQSNSNDSSSDARISFLDLSGMDTTISPGDDFFRYANGKWLKETDIPASETGWGSFYLLQDENTTKLHGILIEAAKERYKDKSDEQKVGDFYASGMDTLTIEKLGITPIKSQIEKIDALKNVQELIAFCAGGFKEGHGDLFHFYIASDDRISTKNALTFIQGGLNLPDAGYYLENDEKSKKIRSAYRDYIVQLFTLNGEGVLAKESADQIIQLETTIAKSHLSPVELRDPIKNYNKYSIAEFQTKTINLNWKDILEKLLVTTDTILVQQPKYYMALDHMLISESLDIWKKKLKLDVLNGAASALSKDFRRARFDFYGRTLNGQQSQKERWKLMVNAVDDNLGELLGKLYAEKYFKAEAKERMMVLVDNLQKTYKLRIGQLDWMTPETKKKAVEKLEAFTKKIGYPDKWKNYDDVVIGRDTYYANLQSASRHAYKEMVNKMGKPVDKAEWLMTPPTVNAYYNPPYNEIVFPAGILQFPFFDFNADDAINYGAIGAVIGHEMTHGFDDQGRQYDKEGNLSDWWTAVDARQFNLKAKKVVDLYDGFTLLDNQHVNGELTLGENLADIGGLSIAYDAFKLTTQGKANDRIDGFTPDQRFFLSFAQVWRIKTRDETMLLRLKTDPHSPEEFRVNGPLYNMESFYQAFNIQPSAKKYIAPVNRVGVW, from the coding sequence ATGATGACAAAATATACATGGTGGGCAATGCTACCTGCACTTGTTGTGCTAGGGAGCTGTCAGTCCAATAGCAACGATTCTTCTTCGGATGCGCGGATTTCTTTTTTGGATTTAAGTGGTATGGATACTACTATTAGCCCTGGTGACGATTTCTTCCGGTATGCAAACGGGAAATGGTTAAAAGAAACGGATATTCCCGCTTCCGAGACTGGTTGGGGGTCGTTCTATCTCTTGCAGGATGAAAACACGACCAAACTACACGGAATTCTTATTGAGGCGGCAAAAGAGCGTTACAAGGATAAATCTGATGAACAGAAGGTGGGAGATTTTTATGCTAGCGGTATGGATACCCTGACAATCGAAAAATTGGGAATAACGCCTATAAAATCCCAGATTGAAAAAATTGATGCCCTAAAGAATGTGCAGGAACTTATCGCTTTCTGTGCTGGTGGATTTAAGGAAGGGCATGGAGATTTATTTCATTTCTATATAGCCTCAGATGATCGGATATCTACAAAAAACGCGTTAACTTTCATTCAAGGGGGGCTAAATTTACCCGATGCAGGTTACTATTTAGAAAATGATGAAAAGTCAAAAAAAATACGCTCGGCTTATCGTGATTATATAGTCCAGCTTTTTACCTTAAATGGGGAGGGGGTGTTGGCAAAAGAGTCTGCTGACCAAATTATCCAATTAGAGACCACAATAGCTAAGTCACATCTTAGCCCTGTTGAACTTCGTGACCCTATTAAGAACTATAATAAATATTCTATTGCTGAATTCCAAACAAAGACGATTAACTTGAATTGGAAAGATATCTTGGAGAAACTACTAGTGACGACCGATACGATTTTGGTTCAACAGCCCAAATATTATATGGCACTAGATCATATGCTTATCTCTGAGTCGCTTGATATCTGGAAAAAGAAGTTGAAGTTGGATGTTTTGAATGGGGCGGCTAGTGCGCTGTCAAAGGATTTTAGGAGGGCGAGATTTGATTTTTATGGTCGCACCCTGAATGGTCAACAATCGCAGAAAGAACGGTGGAAATTGATGGTGAATGCGGTTGATGATAATCTAGGCGAATTGCTTGGTAAATTATATGCCGAGAAATATTTTAAGGCAGAGGCGAAAGAAAGGATGATGGTATTGGTTGACAATTTGCAAAAAACATATAAGTTGCGCATAGGACAATTGGATTGGATGACCCCCGAAACTAAAAAGAAGGCAGTCGAGAAGTTAGAAGCCTTTACTAAAAAGATTGGATATCCAGATAAGTGGAAAAATTATGATGATGTGGTTATTGGTCGAGATACCTATTACGCGAATCTTCAATCTGCTTCGCGTCATGCCTATAAGGAAATGGTGAATAAAATGGGAAAACCGGTAGATAAAGCCGAGTGGTTGATGACGCCACCGACTGTCAATGCCTACTATAATCCACCCTATAATGAAATTGTGTTTCCGGCGGGGATACTGCAGTTTCCCTTTTTTGACTTTAATGCCGATGACGCAATCAATTACGGAGCAATAGGGGCGGTCATTGGACATGAGATGACCCACGGATTTGACGATCAAGGCAGACAGTACGATAAGGAAGGGAATTTGAGCGATTGGTGGACCGCTGTGGACGCGAGGCAATTCAACCTGAAAGCTAAAAAGGTAGTGGATTTATATGATGGGTTTACACTATTGGACAATCAACATGTAAACGGGGAATTGACCTTGGGTGAAAATTTGGCTGACATAGGTGGGCTTAGTATAGCTTATGATGCATTTAAATTGACCACGCAAGGGAAGGCAAATGATAGGATTGATGGATTTACTCCTGACCAACGTTTTTTTCTGAGCTTTGCTCAAGTTTGGCGAATCAAGACTCGCGATGAAACTATGCTCCTAAGGTTGAAGACCGACCCGCATAGCCCGGAAGAATTTAGGGTCAATGGCCCGTTGTATAATATGGAGTCATTTTATCAAGCGTTTAATATTCAGCCTTCTGCAAAAAAATATATAGCCCCTGTAAATCGGGTCGGTGTGTGGTAG
- a CDS encoding RagB/SusD family nutrient uptake outer membrane protein, producing the protein MNMIMQNINRKWKAGIAVLGLVAIMTGCNDDFMDRYPTTTISPEVFFNNVEDLQTYTNSFYSLLSAPIADLGSDNLAHHNSGSEILEIMGGGVTSQNAKVWSWTTLRNINFFLENYGRVKGAKAEDVNHYVGIAKFFRARFYIDKVNKYSDVPWYSGTMETSDTELLHKKQDSRALVVDSIMADLEYAVEHVKAAGHKSTVTKWAALAQLAQFALQEGTYRKYHDYLGLKASANGFLEKAVSASEKIIKEGGFQISTAGGVDRAYRELFISQNLQANPETILFIDYDKDLGRMRNAHTVLDYEWALSQNLMESYLMKDGSRFTDQPNFKTKNIDEVFVNRDPRFAQTFMKPGFQAVGTAAPHRLKPTLGGYNQIKFYPEVSDMIAWESAYTDAFVFRYAEILLIFAEAKAELGTLISQADLDKSVNLLRGRVGMPKMELGTAVDATLQAYYNNATGSNLGLILEIRRERRVELACEGQRQSDVFRWEVGEHLADLQQGIYVKALGLMDVTGDGKVDIAILESSKATDPIKHLTPEELKAISLYYLKDDNGNNTSIYLQNGNSGHIMFTAARDKVRRFDNPKHYYYPVANSELVLDGSHLVQTIYW; encoded by the coding sequence ATGAACATGATCATGCAAAATATAAATAGAAAATGGAAAGCCGGTATAGCTGTACTAGGTTTAGTGGCTATCATGACCGGCTGTAATGATGACTTTATGGATCGGTATCCGACGACCACTATTTCGCCTGAAGTTTTTTTCAACAACGTGGAAGATCTGCAGACATACACGAATAGCTTCTACTCATTACTAAGCGCTCCTATTGCCGATCTCGGATCGGATAATTTGGCTCATCACAATTCCGGGAGTGAGATTTTAGAGATAATGGGAGGTGGAGTCACTTCGCAAAATGCCAAGGTATGGAGTTGGACGACCCTTCGGAATATCAATTTCTTTCTGGAGAACTATGGCCGGGTGAAAGGTGCGAAAGCGGAAGATGTCAATCATTATGTAGGTATTGCGAAATTTTTCAGGGCTCGTTTTTATATCGACAAAGTCAATAAGTACAGCGATGTCCCGTGGTATAGTGGTACTATGGAAACATCGGATACCGAGCTTTTGCATAAGAAGCAGGATAGCCGTGCATTGGTCGTCGATTCTATCATGGCGGATCTGGAGTATGCGGTCGAGCATGTAAAAGCAGCGGGACATAAGTCTACTGTTACAAAATGGGCTGCATTAGCACAATTGGCTCAATTTGCACTGCAAGAGGGCACCTACCGTAAATATCACGATTATTTAGGCCTGAAAGCAAGTGCTAATGGGTTTTTAGAGAAAGCGGTATCTGCATCCGAGAAAATAATAAAGGAAGGTGGATTTCAAATTAGTACAGCCGGTGGTGTAGATAGAGCCTATCGCGAATTATTTATCAGTCAGAATCTTCAGGCCAATCCAGAGACAATCTTATTTATTGACTACGACAAAGACTTAGGTAGGATGCGCAATGCACATACCGTGCTGGATTACGAGTGGGCGTTAAGTCAGAATTTGATGGAGAGCTATCTGATGAAGGATGGAAGTCGATTTACCGATCAACCGAATTTTAAGACCAAAAATATTGATGAGGTGTTTGTGAATCGTGATCCGCGTTTCGCACAAACGTTTATGAAACCTGGTTTTCAAGCTGTTGGTACCGCTGCTCCCCACCGTCTGAAGCCGACTCTCGGAGGGTACAATCAGATCAAATTTTATCCCGAAGTCTCAGACATGATCGCATGGGAGTCTGCATACACGGATGCTTTTGTATTTCGATATGCGGAGATACTCCTGATCTTTGCCGAAGCCAAGGCAGAGCTTGGGACTTTGATCAGTCAAGCCGATTTGGATAAGTCTGTCAATCTATTGCGCGGACGTGTAGGCATGCCAAAGATGGAGTTGGGTACTGCTGTTGATGCAACTTTACAGGCCTACTATAACAATGCGACCGGAAGTAATCTCGGGTTGATTTTAGAAATACGGAGGGAGCGACGTGTCGAACTAGCATGTGAAGGACAACGTCAATCTGATGTATTTAGATGGGAAGTTGGGGAGCATCTTGCCGATCTTCAACAGGGGATATATGTCAAAGCACTAGGGCTCATGGATGTGACCGGTGACGGTAAAGTCGATATTGCCATTCTGGAGTCCTCTAAAGCTACCGACCCCATTAAGCACCTCACCCCTGAGGAATTAAAGGCTATCTCGCTATACTATCTGAAAGATGATAATGGTAATAATACATCCATCTATCTGCAGAACGGGAATAGCGGTCATATCATGTTTACAGCCGCACGAGATAAAGTTAGAAGATTTGATAACCCTAAGCACTATTACTATCCTGTAGCTAATAGCGAATTGGTCTTAGATGGAAGTCATCTGGTCCAGACCATTTACTGGTAG
- a CDS encoding outer membrane protein assembly factor BamB family protein: MKRLLFFGALLLCNSAFAQHKGQVYLDGNGNKKIDSQEVGLPGVVVSDGYEVVQTDAKGQFSIPTNPDARFLFVTVPSGYKSSTTHYLKIDHKQEVFDFGMVKDESQRPDFLRFIQVTDTETPLYGSWIDNIRNYAQHQEASLIMHTGDICYEPGMQFHARQVNSDLMGRSTYYTVGNHDLVKGEYGEKLFEDLFGPVYYSFNAGPVHFVVTPMPSGDYAPRYTQDQVISWLKKDLALKEKDKPLIFINHDLIVGKDFIMKGKTQSIDLRQYNLKAYLYGHWHNNYVFGQSSDVLVISTNAPNKGGIDHSVGQFMVIDVDKNGVRQVAPKYPNLNDHIELIYPKNSDICLIENKKLNISANIYDSEREVASVKAILFDGKGKWTEVCEMSQASDWNWRGTAAVSSDVKRDFELILEVNYKDGHQALKKSQFKAQASPEANLRLSWSTNIGANIWKVSPLVQGNRVFVATIDDSGSEKGKIAALAKADGQVLWEFKTKNSVKQKLRYSDGVVLATDVGGVVYALNETDGKLIWSKALSGGKLPAYVTAGVVRDGYYYTGAGNYLSALRVVDGELLWQNKDWNGGEGMPGEMLATADHLITGANWNALFVHDRKTGQLRWKKNDDGVRFRSSGASADDNGLYVAGLNGLFLLNEKSGQVIRKRIYEDDFKVMAAPLLSGNQLIMPSSLGGVKSYDKNTFEERWVFETGEALIYTSSYTTPDLHKLVGTVESGVVQQGQKLFFGASDGYLYVLNLEGKLLDKVNVGAPILAETALDDRHVYIADFAGNVYCFSVKD; encoded by the coding sequence ATGAAAAGACTGCTATTTTTCGGTGCATTACTGCTTTGTAACAGTGCCTTCGCACAGCATAAAGGGCAAGTATACCTCGATGGCAATGGCAACAAGAAGATCGACTCCCAGGAGGTCGGCTTGCCAGGTGTTGTTGTTTCTGACGGGTATGAGGTCGTGCAGACAGATGCCAAAGGGCAATTTAGTATCCCGACCAATCCAGATGCCCGGTTTTTATTTGTGACCGTACCCTCTGGATACAAAAGCAGCACCACACATTATCTAAAAATAGATCATAAACAGGAAGTTTTCGATTTTGGTATGGTCAAGGACGAAAGCCAGCGACCAGACTTTCTACGTTTTATTCAAGTGACTGATACCGAGACGCCTTTGTACGGAAGTTGGATTGATAATATTCGCAATTATGCCCAGCATCAGGAGGCTTCTCTGATTATGCATACAGGTGATATCTGTTATGAACCAGGTATGCAATTCCATGCACGGCAGGTCAATTCGGATTTGATGGGGCGATCTACTTACTACACCGTTGGAAATCATGATTTGGTCAAAGGTGAATATGGGGAGAAATTATTTGAAGATCTTTTTGGACCAGTTTATTATTCATTTAATGCAGGGCCTGTCCATTTCGTGGTGACACCAATGCCGAGTGGGGACTATGCTCCCCGTTATACACAAGATCAGGTAATCTCTTGGCTCAAAAAAGACCTCGCTTTAAAGGAGAAGGACAAACCACTGATCTTTATCAATCATGATCTGATTGTAGGTAAAGATTTCATCATGAAAGGTAAGACGCAGTCCATTGATTTGAGACAGTACAATCTAAAAGCATATTTGTATGGCCATTGGCATAATAATTACGTATTTGGACAATCATCAGATGTATTGGTCATTTCGACAAATGCACCCAATAAAGGTGGAATCGATCATTCTGTGGGCCAGTTTATGGTGATTGATGTCGATAAGAATGGTGTTAGACAGGTGGCACCTAAGTACCCCAATTTGAATGATCATATCGAATTGATCTACCCAAAGAATAGTGACATATGTCTTATCGAGAATAAAAAGCTAAATATCAGTGCAAATATCTACGACAGTGAGCGGGAAGTAGCGTCAGTGAAGGCTATACTTTTTGATGGAAAAGGAAAGTGGACGGAGGTCTGTGAAATGTCTCAAGCGAGCGATTGGAACTGGAGAGGTACAGCAGCCGTGTCCTCGGATGTAAAGCGTGACTTTGAGCTTATATTGGAAGTCAACTACAAGGACGGCCATCAAGCATTGAAGAAAAGTCAATTTAAAGCCCAGGCATCGCCAGAAGCTAATCTTCGTCTATCTTGGTCTACCAATATAGGAGCGAATATCTGGAAAGTATCTCCATTAGTGCAAGGGAACCGTGTGTTTGTCGCGACTATAGATGATAGCGGCAGTGAGAAGGGAAAGATAGCCGCTTTAGCTAAGGCTGATGGTCAGGTTCTTTGGGAATTTAAAACGAAGAATTCAGTCAAACAAAAATTGCGTTATAGTGACGGAGTCGTCTTGGCTACAGATGTAGGAGGAGTGGTATATGCACTTAATGAGACTGACGGTAAGCTCATCTGGAGTAAAGCGCTTAGCGGAGGTAAGTTGCCAGCTTATGTCACCGCTGGTGTCGTGCGCGATGGTTATTACTACACAGGCGCTGGCAATTATTTATCTGCTCTACGTGTGGTGGATGGAGAGCTTTTATGGCAAAATAAGGATTGGAATGGAGGCGAGGGGATGCCAGGCGAAATGCTAGCTACAGCAGACCATCTTATAACCGGGGCCAACTGGAATGCCTTATTTGTACACGACCGCAAAACGGGCCAACTGCGTTGGAAGAAGAATGACGATGGCGTGAGGTTCAGGAGCAGCGGAGCGAGCGCTGACGATAACGGACTATATGTTGCTGGACTGAATGGACTATTTTTGTTGAATGAGAAGTCGGGACAAGTCATCCGCAAAAGAATATACGAAGATGATTTCAAGGTGATGGCTGCTCCATTACTGAGCGGCAATCAGCTGATTATGCCCAGCTCTCTGGGTGGAGTGAAGAGTTATGACAAAAATACGTTTGAAGAGCGTTGGGTTTTTGAAACAGGAGAAGCATTGATCTACACCTCTTCTTATACGACACCGGATTTGCATAAGTTGGTCGGTACCGTCGAATCTGGAGTTGTGCAGCAGGGACAGAAGCTATTTTTTGGCGCTTCGGATGGCTATCTGTACGTGTTGAATTTGGAAGGGAAGCTACTCGATAAGGTCAATGTTGGCGCACCTATTCTCGCGGAGACTGCCCTCGATGATAGGCATGTATATATTGCCGATTTTGCAGGCAATGTGTATTGTTTCAGCGTGAAGGACTAA
- a CDS encoding TIGR03364 family FAD-dependent oxidoreductase — translation MKQHKYDLVIIGGGILGTFHAYHALKLGKEVLQLEKDNFPVGSTIRNFGQVVPSGMSGQWFEYGVRGLEIYSAIQREFDISVRQNGSVYIASDDDEVQLLHELKHHYDQVGYKQELLTAAQIQQKYTAVRGSYAKEALFFGQEVSVEPGVMIRRLQEYLKFKFKGYSLFYDSPVIDCTSKDAGVEVVVSNGRRFEADKAVVCNGYEFKLLFKELFETSGQAISKLQMMRTVPLKNIGLEGNILTGLTIRRYESFEDNCPSFEKLKTPAYYEELRKYGIHILFKMAPDGSIIIGDSHEYAAGTNFDHLGFSLDSYINELMLQEAERIVSFDVRKIATSWAGFYSQHKDHILEYDIDDRIHIRTCIGGKGMTASAGYAEHSIREVFRY, via the coding sequence ATGAAACAACACAAATATGACTTGGTAATCATTGGCGGAGGGATACTCGGTACTTTCCATGCCTACCATGCGTTAAAATTGGGCAAAGAAGTCCTGCAGTTAGAGAAAGACAACTTTCCGGTCGGGTCTACCATTCGGAATTTTGGTCAGGTGGTGCCTTCGGGCATGTCCGGACAATGGTTTGAATATGGTGTGAGAGGATTGGAGATATACAGTGCCATCCAGCGTGAATTCGATATTTCGGTGCGCCAAAATGGAAGTGTTTACATCGCTTCGGATGACGACGAAGTCCAGCTGCTACATGAGTTGAAGCATCATTATGATCAAGTAGGTTATAAGCAAGAGCTGTTGACGGCTGCGCAGATCCAGCAAAAGTATACAGCAGTGAGGGGCTCTTATGCCAAAGAAGCTTTATTTTTTGGGCAGGAAGTCAGTGTCGAGCCAGGAGTCATGATCCGCCGACTTCAAGAGTATTTGAAATTTAAATTTAAAGGATATAGCTTGTTTTACGACTCTCCGGTCATAGATTGTACGAGCAAAGATGCTGGAGTAGAAGTCGTCGTGAGTAATGGCCGGCGCTTTGAGGCGGACAAAGCTGTGGTCTGTAATGGATATGAGTTTAAATTACTTTTTAAGGAGCTGTTTGAGACCAGTGGTCAGGCGATCAGTAAGTTGCAGATGATGCGAACTGTGCCACTCAAAAACATTGGCCTTGAAGGAAATATATTGACTGGCTTGACGATACGTAGATATGAGAGTTTTGAGGACAACTGCCCGTCATTTGAAAAGCTGAAGACCCCGGCCTATTACGAAGAACTTCGTAAATACGGAATTCATATCTTGTTTAAGATGGCGCCCGACGGCAGTATCATTATTGGAGATTCACACGAATATGCTGCTGGGACAAATTTCGACCACTTAGGATTTTCTTTAGATTCTTATATCAACGAGTTAATGCTGCAGGAAGCAGAACGGATTGTTTCATTTGACGTTCGAAAGATTGCAACCAGTTGGGCCGGATTTTATTCGCAGCACAAAGATCATATATTAGAATACGATATCGATGATAGGATCCATATCCGGACATGCATTGGAGGTAAGGGAATGACGGCGAGCGCAGGTTATGCGGAGCATAGTATAAGGGAGGTTTTTAGATATTAA
- a CDS encoding DUF5690 family protein, with translation MISLVSLRTKAAGWRCAQVSIFAALAAFCCYTSMYAFRKSFAAGVFEESELWGIDYKVWLVMLQMVGYMCSKFYGIRFISESKSQSRAKYLLVLIGISWLGLLGFAVIPAPYNMVCLVINGFPLGMVWGLVFSYLEGRKGTEFMGAVMSVSLIFASGFVKTVGRTLIDVFHISEFWMPFFTGLVFLVPFLISVLCLEMIPPPSAEDQRLRTLRIPMNRIQRRSFMIQFLPGIIITIFIYVMLTVLRDVRDNFEVEIWQHLHVKDNHIYTKVDAIIAVVILALMSLLILVKDNLRAFSWIHVMILIGFVTCGIATYSFDRNMIDGVTWMTLVGLGLYMAYIPYNAIFFERMIANFNVKGNVGFVMYLADSIGYLGSFSLLMLKETGPINISWAIYFSQLVYIISILGAVCAVASLMYFVNKTISRRNRNTVRPSDALDSRGQLQASGA, from the coding sequence ATGATATCGTTGGTTTCATTACGGACTAAGGCTGCAGGTTGGCGCTGTGCGCAAGTTTCAATTTTTGCAGCGCTAGCAGCGTTCTGCTGCTATACGAGTATGTACGCCTTCCGCAAATCCTTTGCAGCAGGTGTTTTTGAGGAATCGGAGCTTTGGGGAATTGACTATAAGGTCTGGTTGGTGATGTTGCAGATGGTTGGGTATATGTGTAGCAAGTTTTATGGTATTCGGTTTATATCAGAGTCCAAAAGTCAGAGTAGGGCCAAGTATCTCCTCGTTTTAATCGGGATATCATGGTTGGGACTGCTGGGCTTTGCCGTTATTCCGGCACCCTATAATATGGTGTGCCTGGTCATCAATGGATTTCCTCTTGGGATGGTCTGGGGACTAGTTTTTAGTTATCTAGAGGGGAGAAAGGGTACCGAGTTCATGGGCGCAGTAATGTCCGTTAGTTTGATATTTGCATCAGGTTTTGTAAAGACAGTAGGTCGAACATTGATTGATGTTTTTCATATCAGTGAGTTTTGGATGCCCTTTTTTACAGGATTGGTGTTCCTCGTGCCGTTTTTAATCAGTGTCTTATGTCTTGAGATGATCCCACCGCCAAGTGCAGAAGATCAGCGATTGAGGACCCTACGAATCCCTATGAATCGAATCCAGCGGAGAAGCTTTATGATACAGTTTTTGCCAGGAATTATAATAACGATATTCATATACGTCATGTTGACGGTGCTGCGGGATGTGCGTGATAATTTTGAAGTCGAGATTTGGCAGCATCTACACGTGAAGGACAACCATATTTATACGAAAGTCGACGCAATTATTGCTGTCGTAATTCTAGCACTGATGAGTCTGTTGATTTTGGTGAAGGACAACTTAAGGGCATTTTCATGGATACATGTTATGATCTTAATTGGATTTGTTACCTGTGGCATTGCGACATATAGTTTCGATAGAAATATGATTGACGGTGTTACTTGGATGACCTTGGTGGGACTGGGGCTCTATATGGCCTACATCCCTTACAATGCTATTTTCTTTGAACGTATGATCGCTAATTTCAATGTGAAAGGGAATGTCGGATTTGTGATGTATTTAGCAGACTCCATTGGTTATTTAGGGAGTTTTTCTCTTTTAATGCTTAAAGAAACCGGACCTATTAACATAAGCTGGGCTATTTATTTTAGTCAGTTGGTGTATATCATATCTATACTAGGGGCTGTATGTGCTGTTGCTTCCCTGATGTATTTTGTAAATAAAACGATATCAAGACGTAATAGAAACACAGTCAGGCCTTCGGATGCACTGGATTCAAGAGGACAATTGCAGGCCTCTGGAGCCTAA
- a CDS encoding HAD hydrolase-like protein yields MSIKLVVFDMAGTTVKDENYVGAAFVNAMQLYGYQARLEDVSPIMGYQKPVAIRMILEKLERDSDAITPALIDRIHTSFVEEMLTFYRESTDIVPLDGVEGTFGLLRERGVFIGLDTGFSRDIAQLIVDRLDWNDKIDILVASDEVEAGRPYPYMIEKMMRQLGITDASEVAKVGDTEVDINEGHRAQCKYIIGVTTGAFTRDELATYGPTHIVDHIEDVLTIIR; encoded by the coding sequence ATGTCCATTAAGTTAGTTGTATTCGATATGGCCGGCACGACGGTTAAAGATGAAAATTATGTAGGAGCCGCGTTTGTAAACGCTATGCAGTTGTATGGTTATCAGGCGCGGCTTGAAGATGTCAGCCCGATAATGGGATATCAGAAGCCGGTCGCGATTCGTATGATATTGGAAAAACTGGAACGTGACAGTGATGCAATTACCCCAGCGTTGATCGATCGTATTCATACTTCTTTTGTGGAGGAGATGCTCACATTCTACCGTGAATCTACCGATATTGTTCCCTTAGACGGTGTAGAGGGTACATTCGGATTGCTTCGAGAGAGGGGAGTGTTCATTGGTCTTGATACGGGATTTTCGCGGGATATCGCGCAGTTGATTGTTGATCGGTTGGACTGGAATGACAAGATAGATATATTGGTTGCCAGCGATGAGGTAGAGGCGGGGCGGCCATATCCCTACATGATAGAGAAGATGATGCGCCAATTGGGTATTACCGATGCTAGCGAGGTAGCTAAGGTAGGGGATACCGAGGTCGATATCAACGAAGGACATCGTGCGCAGTGTAAATACATAATAGGAGTGACCACCGGAGCCTTTACCAGGGACGAGCTTGCCACCTATGGCCCCACGCATATCGTGGATCACATCGAAGATGTGTTAACCATCATTCGCTAA